Proteins from one Nilaparvata lugens isolate BPH chromosome 10, ASM1435652v1, whole genome shotgun sequence genomic window:
- the LOC120353350 gene encoding uncharacterized protein LOC120353350, with the protein MGLSVHLIPYLNCFYSILICTFNFNSTITIQSFYLFFFYLLKIVTVMERVNEQHKYLSIYYQNVRGLRTKTHSFLTSLLASDYDVIVITETWLCNGIMDSELFTDSYIIYRRDRPQGMGGGVLIAVNRRVRSNLCPCLTLDPYESLGVNINFEGVSHTVIAVYIPCSSSFQYFDTYLSHLESCYAAIGDKLIFLGDFNLPEITNDRYCLELGSPSARRLASFVNFYELALCNTVLNCNNRILDLVFSSIDINVERCDYFLVPEDAHHPSLVITVQMLSTFPNSRSNCIELYDFRRADYLMLYTQLRDCHWELIYNSSGVDEAVDIFYNFIYECFDNCVPKRRVRPGGTKYPPWFNAEIIGLMKRKDRCAKKKSFSLYHLEQFKSLRTRVKQLIARQYSNYISRVESGIKSDVKSFWGFVNSRRTNGSTHEGMHLGDQVFGLHDLPDGFAQYFSSVFSDDTHLADVDDGNINPGINIPSLSIGSIDLSTILAAMVI; encoded by the coding sequence ATGGGTTTATCCGTTCATCTTATTCCATATCTTAactgtttttattctattttaatttgtactttcaattttaatagtACTATTACCATCCAATCATTCtatttgtttttcttctatttattaaaaattgttactgtcatggagagagtgaatgagcagcataaatatttatcaatatactATCAAAATGTTAGAGGTTTGAGGACAAAGACACACTCATTTCTGACTTCACTCCTGGCTTCTGATTATGATGTTATTGTTATCACTGAGACGTGGTTGTGTAATGGAATCATGGACAGTGAGTTGTTCACCGACTCCTATATTATTTATCGGAGAGATAGGCCACAAGGTATGGGCGGTGGGGTCCTGATTGCTGTTAATCGTAGGGTTCGCTCTAATCTATGTCCCTGTTTAACTCTTGATCCGTACGAGAGTCTTGGTGTCAATATCAACTTTGAGGGTGTTAGCCATACAGTAATCGCTGTTTACATTCCTTGCTCTTCTAGCTTTCAGTACTTCGATACCTATTTGAGTCACCTGGAATCTTGTTATGCAGCTATTGGTGATAAGTTGATCTTTTTGGGGGATTTTAACTTACCTGAAATTACCAATGATAGGTATTGTTTGGAGCTGGGCTCTCCTTCTGCCAGAAGATTGGCCTCTTTCGTTAACTTTTATGAGCTGGCTCTCTGTAATacagttcttaattgtaataatCGTATCTTGGACTTGGTCTTTTCCAGCATTGACATTAATGTCGAGCGTTGTGATTATTTCCTGGTTCCAGAGGATGCTCACCATCCATCGCTTGTCATTACAGTTCAGATGTTGTCCACATTTCCTAATTCCCGTTCGAATTGTATTGAACTGTATGACTTCAGGAGGGCGGACTATCTCATGCTTTATACTCAGTTGAGAGATTGTCATTGGGAACTCATTTATAATTCTTCTGGTGTGGATGAAGCTGTTGATATATTTTACAACTTCATCTATGAGTGCTTTGATAATTGTGTGCCAAAGAGGAGGGTCAGGCCGGGAGGCACTAAATATCCACCATGGTTTAATGCTGAAATAATAGGATTAATGAAAAGGAAGGATAGGTGTGCTAAAAAGAAGAGTTTCTCTTTATACCACTTGGAACAATTTAAAAGCTTGAGAACTCGGGTCAAGCAGTTGATTGCTCGGCAATATAGTAACTATATATCCAGGGTGGAGTCGGGTATCAAAAGTGATGTCAAGAGCTTTTGGGGTTTTGTCAACTCAAGGAGAACTAATGGCTCTACTCATGAAGGTATGCATTTGGGTGACCAGGTTTTTGGTTTGCATGATTTGCCGGATGGCTTCgctcaatatttttcttcag